Part of the Aureitalea marina genome, AAATAAAGGACCAGGCCATGTATCATTTTTACAACGCGGCCCATATGATGGGTTTTAAACTGGTCAATACGGGGCTACAAATGATCTTGGACAAGACAGTGCCCGAGCAGATCGCCAGTCATTTCCCCAAGATCATTCATCCGTTTTTGGAGGATAATGGTCTGCAGATGGAGCAGGTGGATCATTTGATCTTCCATCCAGGTGGGCGCAAGATCGTACAGACGGTGGAGGAGCTATTTGGAGCTATGGGAAAAGAGATCAATGATACTCGGGAAGTTCTTAAATTGTATGGTAATATGAGCAGCGTAACTGTACTGTACGTGTTGGAACGATTCCTGAATAAAGATATAGCCGCTGGAGAGTACGGGTTGATGCTGAGTTTCGGACCGGGCTTCTCGGCCCAGCGCATACTAATTGAATTTTAATGAGTCGCGAATTTGAAAATAAATGGGCTGTCATTCTTGGAGGGAGTAGTGGCCTTGGATTAGCATCTGCAATAAAACTGGCCTCCCATGGAATGAACATTTGTGTTGTTCATCGGGACCGGCGTTCAGATCTGGCCCAAATTGAAAAAAATTGGGAGTTAATCCGATCACAACACGTTGAATTTAAAACTATTAATACGGACGCTTTAAAGTTAGACTCGAGGCAAAAGGTGCTCGATGAAATTGGTTCGAACCAAGTGTACTTACTTCTTCACAGCCTGGCTAAAGGTAATCTTAAACCCTTAAAGGGAGATCGGGACCAACGACTTAGTAGCCAGGACCTGTCCTTGACCACTAATGCCATGGGTGGAAGTTTGCTGGATTGGGCCCAGGAGTTGATTTCATCCGACAAATTTTCCAATCCTGCCCGAATTATTGCCTTTACCAGTGAAGGAAATCAACGAACCTGGCCTGCTTATGGCGCGGTTTCTGCCGCTAAAGGCGTATTGGAAGCCCTGATCAGGCAAATGGCCGTAGAATATGCAGGTCTGGGGATATCAACCAATGCCATTCAAGCAGGTGTTACCCTGACACCTTCTTTTCAGATGATCCCGAATAACGAGAAGATGGCCTATATGGCCGAAAAACGGAACCCCTTTGGGAGGCTGACCACTCCTCAGGACATTGCCAAGGTAGTTTACCTCTTGAGCAGGCCAGAGGCCGATTGGATCAATGGAGCCATCATAAAAGCAGATGGAGGTGAATCCTTGAGGTAATGAATCTAGAAGAAAAAATCGTCCGAGAATTGCCCTATGGCCGGGGTTTCTGTTTTGTAGACCAAATTCTGGAGGTCGATGAGCATTCCATCAGGGCTCAATATCATTTCGATCCTCACTTGAGCTTTTACCGGGACCACTTTCCTGATAATCCCGTAACGCCGGGAGTGATACTGACTGAATGTATGGCCCAGGTCACATTGGTCTGCCAAGGCATGTACTTATTGAACAGCTCGGATAATACTGCAGGAACGGCTTTTGCTTTGAGTGAGAGTGACGTACAGTTCCTTTTACCTGTTGCCCCAGGAACGCAAGTCGAAGTGACCGGCGAGGTTGAATATTTCAGGTTCAATAAACTCAAGACCAAAGCCAGGATGTACAATGAATCCGGAGAACTGCTGTGTAAGGCAACCCTGAGTGGAATGATCGTAAATAAGATAGGTGAGTAAACGGGTGGTCATAACAGGAATGGGCATTGTAGCTCCCAATGCCGTGGGAATTGAGGACTTCCTTTTGGCCTTGAAAAAAGGAAAATCTGGTATCGCACATTGGCCCGAGTTGGATGAGCTTAATTTCTCTTGTCAGTTAGGCGGAATACCCCTGTAACCGAAGAAATGAGATCCGAATACCTGAGTAAGGCAGAGCAAAAGCACATGAATAGCAGCGGAATTCTCTACGGGCTAATAGCTGGTTTAGAAGCGGTAGAGGATGCCGGGATCAAACTGCCGGATAATCAATCCTCTCCCAATTACGACTTGGGTATTGTATTTGGAACAGGAACTTCGGGCGTGGAGAAGTTTAGAGAAGCGATCTACAAATTGGACGAAGGAAAGGTGCGAAGATTGGGGAGTAGCACCGTTTCACAAACCATGGCCAGCGGGATCAGTGCCTTCTTAAGTGGACGCACTGCGGCAGCCAACTGGATCACCACCAACAGCTCAGCCTGTGCTACTGGGACCGAAGCGGTCTGGATGGGCTTTGAACGTATCCGGTCGGGAAAAGCAAAACAGATGCTATGTGGAAGTTGCTCAGATCACGGACCCTATGTCTGGGGTGGTTTCGACGCCATGCGAGTAACCACCTATAAACACAATCATGAACCGGAACAAGCATCCAGGCCCATGAGCGAAACGGCCAGCGGTTTTGTGCCATCCAGTGGGGCTGGAGCCCTCTTGTTGGAAAGCCTGGATTCTGCCCTGGAGCGGGGAGCGACTATCTATGCGGAGGTCCTGGGAGGATCAGTAAACAGTGGAGGCCAGCGCCAAGGTGGTAGTATGACTGCTCCCAATTCCGAAGCCATACAACGTTGCATTTCAGAAGCGATCCAGGTAGCTGGTATATCTCCCGATGAGATCGACCTGATCAATGGGCATCTCACCGCGACGATCAAGGATCCGGACGAAATTGCAAATTGGTCCTCCGCCCTTGGAAGAAGAGGTAAAGATTTTCCCTGGATCAATTCCCTGAAAAGTATGGTCGGGCATGGCCTGGCAGCCAGCGGGAGTATGGAAATCGTTGCATCCATTTTACAATTAAAACACGATTTTATCGCCCCAAACCTGAACTGCGAAGATCTCCACCCCCAGATCGCTCAACTAATACATCGGGACCGAGTGCCATTACAAGCAGTGGATGCGCCTATAAATACGGTCATTAAGGCCAGTTTTGGTTTTGGTGATGTCAACGCTGTGGTTATCTTTAGGAAAATTTCCGATCAATGACCCCAGACTCCATCTATAAAACACTCAAGCCCATCATAGAACAATACTTGCCAGAAGATGTCAGCGTTGATGAAATAAGCCCAGAGGCCGACCTAACCGGCGAGCTGAACATCAATTCTGCCCATTTGGTCGACATCGTCCTGGATGTGGAGGATGCCTTTGACATCGAACTGACTAACGATGATATGGAGAACTTGAGAACGGTTCAGGACGCTGTGGATATCATCTGGAAAAAAGCCGATTGAACAGATGGGGAATCTTTCTGAGGGAACTCCTACCAAACGGCTGGCGGTAAAACTGAAACCTGCCGCACAAACACAACTCATTAAAGGGCACCCCTGGATATTCGATCAAGGGATCGCTAAGATCAGCGAAGCGGGAAAAGCAGGAGATCTCTGCGTGATCTTTGATAATCGCACCAATAAACTGATAGGTATCGGTTTATTCGACCCTGATTCGGTGATCAGGATCAAGATCATCCATCGAGGGGGTCCGATACAGATCAACCCAGACTTCTTTCAAGAGAAATTACTCCGTGCAATGGCTGTCAGAAGACCATTGACGGAACTGGATGTGACGGCTTACCGGGTGATCTTTGGAGAGAATGATGGTTTTCCAGCCATCATCCTGGATCGTTACAATGATGTACTGGTTGTGAAAATATATTCCGAGATCTGGGTCCCATACCTGGAAATGCTTATCCAGGTGCTTGCGGAGCAGTTATCACCCAGAGCCATAGTGGGACGTCTTGGTCGCAAGGTAGCAGAAGGCAACGGCTTTAATTTTAAGGATGGGGATCTTCTTTACGGTGAACTAGAAAACCCTGAGGTGCTTTTCAGGGAACACGGCGTAAAATTCCAGGCTAACTTGATCAAAGGACATAAAACAGGCTTCTTCCTAGACCATCGGCAAAATAGGAAGCGAGTTGGGGATTTGAGCCGGGATAAACGTGTTCTGGATGTTTTTAGCTATGCCGGTGGATTTTCCATTCATGCTCTACACGGCGGAGCTGCAGAGGTTCACAGCCTGGATGTGAGTGCACAGGCTCTTCAGTTAGCCCAAGACAATGCTGGATTGAATGATCACAAAGGCACTCATTTTATACATCAGGGAGATGCTTTCCAGTTACTCTCGGACATGGTCCAAAAGGGAGAACAATTTGACCTGGTGGTCATCGATCCACCCAGTTTTGCCGGCCAGGCTTCACAAGTGAAGCTTGCATTAAAGCAATATGGTCGTCTGGCAAGATTAGGCGAGCAATTGACAAAAGATGGTGGTATGCTTGTCCTGGCCAGTTGTTCTTCTCGAGTCACTGCACAGTCTTTTTTTGACCGCTGTGAACATTCGTTTCGCGAAATGGATCGAAAATTTAAGGTTCTGGAAACGACCTATCACGACCAGGACCATCCCATAGGTTTTCCTGAAGGAGCCTATCTCAAATGCCGCTACTACCGCCTCTAAACGA contains:
- a CDS encoding class I SAM-dependent rRNA methyltransferase, yielding MGNLSEGTPTKRLAVKLKPAAQTQLIKGHPWIFDQGIAKISEAGKAGDLCVIFDNRTNKLIGIGLFDPDSVIRIKIIHRGGPIQINPDFFQEKLLRAMAVRRPLTELDVTAYRVIFGENDGFPAIILDRYNDVLVVKIYSEIWVPYLEMLIQVLAEQLSPRAIVGRLGRKVAEGNGFNFKDGDLLYGELENPEVLFREHGVKFQANLIKGHKTGFFLDHRQNRKRVGDLSRDKRVLDVFSYAGGFSIHALHGGAAEVHSLDVSAQALQLAQDNAGLNDHKGTHFIHQGDAFQLLSDMVQKGEQFDLVVIDPPSFAGQASQVKLALKQYGRLARLGEQLTKDGGMLVLASCSSRVTAQSFFDRCEHSFREMDRKFKVLETTYHDQDHPIGFPEGAYLKCRYYRL
- a CDS encoding acyl carrier protein, whose amino-acid sequence is MTPDSIYKTLKPIIEQYLPEDVSVDEISPEADLTGELNINSAHLVDIVLDVEDAFDIELTNDDMENLRTVQDAVDIIWKKAD
- a CDS encoding 3-hydroxyacyl-ACP dehydratase FabZ family protein, which encodes MNLEEKIVRELPYGRGFCFVDQILEVDEHSIRAQYHFDPHLSFYRDHFPDNPVTPGVILTECMAQVTLVCQGMYLLNSSDNTAGTAFALSESDVQFLLPVAPGTQVEVTGEVEYFRFNKLKTKARMYNESGELLCKATLSGMIVNKIGE
- a CDS encoding SDR family oxidoreductase, with the protein product MSREFENKWAVILGGSSGLGLASAIKLASHGMNICVVHRDRRSDLAQIEKNWELIRSQHVEFKTINTDALKLDSRQKVLDEIGSNQVYLLLHSLAKGNLKPLKGDRDQRLSSQDLSLTTNAMGGSLLDWAQELISSDKFSNPARIIAFTSEGNQRTWPAYGAVSAAKGVLEALIRQMAVEYAGLGISTNAIQAGVTLTPSFQMIPNNEKMAYMAEKRNPFGRLTTPQDIAKVVYLLSRPEADWINGAIIKADGGESLR